The window CGACCCCGCCTGCACACGAGCACGAAGTGGCTGCTCGGCGTCATCGTGCTCGGCATGACCATGACCGTCTCGACCCGCGTGCTCGGCGGCATCGACCTGCTTCCCGCCGACGCGGTGCCGACGAGTCTCCTGCTGTTCGGCCTCGTCCTCGGCGCCGTGCTCGTGGTCGGCAACATCATCGTCACCGAGGCCTGGACCTACATGGCCGAGCGCACGGGCGACCGCCAGGTCCTCCGGTTCGCCGCGCGGGCCGTCACGTGGGCCGATGTGTTCTTCACGGCGCCCGGCATCTTCCTCGCGGTCATCAGCGGCCTGTTCCTCACCGAACAGCTGGGCCACCACGACGCTTGGGTACGGGGTGCCGAGACGAGCTTCATCACGGCGGGCGTCATCTGGTTCGTCCTGCTCGTCCCCATGCAGAATCGCCTCGCGGTGCGGGCCGAACAGGACGAGCTCGACGAGGGGTTCACGACGATCCTCCACCGCTGGTACGGGTTCGGCATCCTCGCGACCGCGATCACGCTCGTCGCCGTCGGGTTCGCCGTGTTCCAGCCGCAGTTCTGACGATCACCCGCGCACCCCGCCGCTCTCGGCCTTCACCACGGGCCGATGGTCCGGCGCGGCTCGCGGGCGATCCGGCACGATCCTCGCCCCCTGCTTCCAGAGCCACTCGACGGGGCCGAGGCGGAAGCGCCGGAGCCAGAGGTGGGCGAACACCATGACGACGGCGGCCACCACGACGTATCCGGCCATCGTGACGGGCAGGCGCCACGCGACGAGATCGCCCGCGAGCCCGAGCCCCCAGCCGTAGAACAGCGCACCGGCGACGAGATTCTGCAGGAGGTAGCACGTGAGCGCCGTGCGTCCGACCTC is drawn from Pseudoclavibacter chungangensis and contains these coding sequences:
- a CDS encoding DUF2269 family protein, whose product is MTTAPPDTRPRPRLHTSTKWLLGVIVLGMTMTVSTRVLGGIDLLPADAVPTSLLLFGLVLGAVLVVGNIIVTEAWTYMAERTGDRQVLRFAARAVTWADVFFTAPGIFLAVISGLFLTEQLGHHDAWVRGAETSFITAGVIWFVLLVPMQNRLAVRAEQDELDEGFTTILHRWYGFGILATAITLVAVGFAVFQPQF